A single window of Bombus pascuorum chromosome 1, iyBomPasc1.1, whole genome shotgun sequence DNA harbors:
- the LOC132912829 gene encoding anoctamin-1 isoform X2, which translates to MEEDDEEISIPWIQKDRNNTSEASLYRSIPSNLNAGSIQTLYQSVRNISSLNNATSMSMNSMHSAISLQDIERSHNDDLSTLNNGTTIDGSCTDLRNSRRSSKSISKCGTAFSLYFRDEVRTIDFVIVWDEYNVEAQTYRCTEYRRVFEKNLEKEGLQLEYEQAEPNGLHFIKIHAPREVLRRYAEILKLRLPMKELPTVLIPENRSNALIKEVNSLFKRIMKKYYVDQTIFPTMRHNFTAVYSRDKEYLFSLDSPNFFTAATRARIVQFILDRTRFTETKDDDFAFGIERLISEKAYIAAYPLHDGDLQAPDSMRYLLYKEWACLKKCLHYQPLDYIKEYFGVKIGLYFAWLGFYTHMLIPASIVGLLCFIYSCATLYSNEPSEDVCNGKGIIQMCPLCDHFCGYWDLKETCLHARITYLFDNPSTVFFSIFMSLWATLFLELWKRYSAEITHRWDLTGLDAQEEHPRPQYLARLAHIKKKSLNIITNTEEPKVPFWKMRVPATILSFSVVLLLIAIAMAAVLGVVLYRMSVLTALSVYGHPMVTSYAILFTTATAASINLCCIIVFNWVYVWLAEYLTEIELLRTQTEFDDSLTLKIYLLEFVNYYASIFYIAFFKGKFVGYPGNYNRFFEYRQEECGPGGCLMELCIQLSIIMIGKQAMNTILEMLFPLFYKWLNTLKVHVGMKTKDGQKKVTTRKYLQWIKDYKLVEWGPRSLFPEYLEMVLQYGFVTIFVAAFPLAPFFALLNNVFEMRLDAKKLLTMYRRPVGQRVTDIGIWFRILDSISKLSVITNAFIIAFTSNFIPRLVYRITVSDNYSLEGFLDHSLSKFNTSDLKNGTEPFLPSHKQVEICRYPDYREPPESPNKYQYTIMFWHVLAARLAFIVVFENVVALVMIFVRWCIPDIHPKLRDKIRRETYITNEIIIQQEALRARERSADDVETNQHITLNENTNRWNRVMRNSLSNSEFDLEVHGSPVSPTSTHPRVSPAAL; encoded by the exons ATGGAAGAGGATgatgaagaaatttctatacCATGGATacaaaaagatagaaataatacATCTGAAGCAAGTCTTTATCGATCAATACCAAGTAATTTAAATGCAGGATCTATACAAACTTTGTATCAAAGTGTTCGTAATATCTCATCATTAAATAATGCTACAAGTATGAGTATGAATAGTATGCATAGCGCAATCTCCCTACAAGATATTGAGCGATCACATAATGATGATTTATCAACCCTTAATAATGGAACAACAATTGATGGTAGTTGTACAGATTTAAGGAATAGTAGAAGAAGTTCAAAATCG ATTTCAAAATGTGGAACAGCTTTTAGTTTATATTTTCGTGACGAAGTTCGTACAATtgattttgtaattgtttGGGATGAGTACAATGTGGAAGCTCAAACATATCGCTGTACTGAATATAGACGT gtatttgaaaagaatttGGAGAAGGAAGGTTTACAGTTAGAATATGAACAGGCAGAACCAAACGgtcttcattttataaaaattcatgcaCCTCGAGAAGTACTAAGACGGTATgctgaaatattaaaacttagATTGCCAATGAAGGAATTACCTACCGTGCTAATTCCTGAAAATCGTAGTAATGCATTAATTAAAGAAGTCAATTCGTTATTCAAgagaattatgaaaaaatattatgtagaCCAAACAATATTTCCAACTATGAGACATAATTTTACGGCTGTTTATAGCCGCGATAAAGAGTACTTATTCAGTTTGGACTCGCCAAACTTTTTTACTGCCGCAACACGTGCTAGAATTGTACAGTTTATTTTAGATAGAACCAGATTTACAGAAACCAAGGATGATGATTTTGCATTTGGGATAGAAAGGTTGATTTCGGAAAAAGCATACATAGCCGCATATCCTCTTCACGAT gGTGATTTACAAGCACCAGATTCTATGAGATATCTTTTGTACAAAGAATGGgcatgtttaaaaaaatgtcttcACTATCAACCATTGGATTatatcaaagaatattttggAGTAAAAATTGGACTTTACTTTGCTTGGCTAGGATTTTATACACATATGCTGATACCTGCTAGTATCGTAGGCCTTTTATGCTTCATATACAGTTGCGCGACTTTGTATTCTAACGAACCAAGCGAAGATGTTTGTAATGGTAAGGGTATCATTCAAATGTGTCCCTTATGTGATCATTTTTGTGGATATTGGGATTTAAAGGAAACATGCTTACACGCAAgaattacgtatttgtttgaTAATCCATCAACTGtgtttttttctatatttatgtCATTATGGG ctACATTGTTTTTGGAATTATGGAAGAGGTATTCAGCAGAAATAACTCACAGATGGGATTTAACTGGTTTAGATGCTCAAGAGGAACATCCTCGTCCTCAGTACTTAGCACGTTTAGCacatataaaaaagaaatcgctcaatattattacaaatacgGAAGAACCGAAAGTTCCCTTTTGGAAAATGAGAGTTCCCGCTACGATTCTCAGTTTTTCTGTCGTTTTACTGCTG attGCAATAGCAATGGCAGCAGTGTTAGGTGTTGTTTTATATAGAATGTCTGTTTTAACCGCCTTAAGTGTTTATGGACATCCTATGGTAACAAGTTatgcaatattatttacaacagCTACTGCAGCTAGCATTAATTTGTGCTgcattatagtatttaattggGTCTATGTTTGGCTAGCTGAATATTTAACTGAG attgAACTGCTTCGTACTCAAACTGAATTTGATGATAgtttaacattaaaaatatatttactcgaatttgttaattactatgcttccatattttatatagcattttttaaaggaaaattCGTTGGTTATCCGGGAAATTATAATCGCTTTTTCGAATATCGACAAGAAGAATGTGGCCCTGGTGGCTGCCTTATGGAATTATGCATACAGTTAAGCATTATCATGATTGGCAAGCAGGCTATGAATACAATATTAGAAATGTTGTTTCCACTATTTTACAAATGGTTAAATACTTTAAAAGTACACGTTGGGATGAAGACAAAAGATGGGCAGAAAAAAGTTACTACTCGGAAATATCTGCAATGGATTAAGGATTATAAATTGGTGGAATGGGGTCCAAGAAGTTTATTTCCTGAGTATTTAGAAATGG tGTTACAATATGGATTTGTTACTATATTTGTTGCTGCATTTCCGTTAGCACCATTTTTTGCACTGTTGAATAACGTTTTTGAAATGAGATTAGATGCCAAAAAGTTACTGACAATGTACAGAAGGCCAGTTGGACAACGTGTTACAGATATAGGCATATGGTTTCGTATTCTTGATTCTATTTCTAAGTTATCAGTTATAACTAAT GCGTTCATTATAGCTTTTACTTCTAATTTTATACCAAGACTAGTTTATCGAATAACTGTCTCTGATAATTATTCTCTGGAAGGATTTCTAGATCATTCTCTCTCCAAATTTAATACAAGTGACTTAAAAAATGGTACTGAACCATTTTTACCTTCTCACAAGCAAGTTGAAATATGTAGATATCCAGATTATAGAGAACCTCCTGAATCGCCAAACAAATAtcaatatacaattatgttttGGCACGTACTTGCAGCGAGACTAGCTTTTATTGTTGTATTTGAG AATGTTGTTGCTTTGGTCATGATATTCGTGCGATGGTGTATCCCCGATATCCATCCAAAGTTAAGGGATAAAATTCGACGCGAAACGTATATaactaatgaaataattattcaacaaGAAGCACTTCGTGCTCGTGAAAGATCCGCTGATGATGTAGAAACAAATCAACATATTACATTAAATGAAAACACGAATCGATGGAACAGAGTCATGAGAAATAGTTTATCTAATTCTGAATTTGATTTAGAAGTTCATGGAAGTCCTGTATCACCGACTAGTACACATCCACGAGTTAGTCCTGCCGCGTTATAA
- the LOC132912829 gene encoding anoctamin-1 isoform X1, which produces MEEDDEEISIPWIQKDRNNTSEASLYRSIPSNLNAGSIQTLYQSVRNISSLNNATSMSMNSMHSAISLQDIERSHNDDLSTLNNGTTIDGSCTDLRNSRRSSKSISKCGTAFSLYFRDEVRTIDFVIVWDEYNVEAQTYRCTEYRRVFEKNLEKEGLQLEYEQAEPNGLHFIKIHAPREVLRRYAEILKLRLPMKELPTVLIPENRSNALIKEVNSLFKRIMKKYYVDQTIFPTMRHNFTAVYSRDKEYLFSLDSPNFFTAATRARIVQFILDRTRFTETKDDDFAFGIERLISEKAYIAAYPLHDGDLQAPDSMRYLLYKEWACLKKCLHYQPLDYIKEYFGVKIGLYFAWLGFYTHMLIPASIVGLLCFIYSCATLYSNEPSEDVCNGKGIIQMCPLCDHFCGYWDLKETCLHARITYLFDNPSTVFFSIFMSLWATLFLELWKRYSAEITHRWDLTGLDAQEEHPRPQYLARLAHIKKKSLNIITNTEEPKVPFWKMRVPATILSFSVVLLLIAIAMAAVLGVVLYRMSVLTALSVYGHPMVTSYAILFTTATAASINLCCIIVFNWVYVWLAEYLTEIELLRTQTEFDDSLTLKIYLLEFVNYYASIFYIAFFKGKFVGYPGNYNRFFEYRQEECGPGGCLMELCIQLSIIMIGKQAMNTILEMLFPLFYKWLNTLKVHVGMKTKDGQKKVTTRKYLQWIKDYKLVEWGPRSLFPEYLEMGSVLQYGFVTIFVAAFPLAPFFALLNNVFEMRLDAKKLLTMYRRPVGQRVTDIGIWFRILDSISKLSVITNAFIIAFTSNFIPRLVYRITVSDNYSLEGFLDHSLSKFNTSDLKNGTEPFLPSHKQVEICRYPDYREPPESPNKYQYTIMFWHVLAARLAFIVVFENVVALVMIFVRWCIPDIHPKLRDKIRRETYITNEIIIQQEALRARERSADDVETNQHITLNENTNRWNRVMRNSLSNSEFDLEVHGSPVSPTSTHPRVSPAAL; this is translated from the exons ATGGAAGAGGATgatgaagaaatttctatacCATGGATacaaaaagatagaaataatacATCTGAAGCAAGTCTTTATCGATCAATACCAAGTAATTTAAATGCAGGATCTATACAAACTTTGTATCAAAGTGTTCGTAATATCTCATCATTAAATAATGCTACAAGTATGAGTATGAATAGTATGCATAGCGCAATCTCCCTACAAGATATTGAGCGATCACATAATGATGATTTATCAACCCTTAATAATGGAACAACAATTGATGGTAGTTGTACAGATTTAAGGAATAGTAGAAGAAGTTCAAAATCG ATTTCAAAATGTGGAACAGCTTTTAGTTTATATTTTCGTGACGAAGTTCGTACAATtgattttgtaattgtttGGGATGAGTACAATGTGGAAGCTCAAACATATCGCTGTACTGAATATAGACGT gtatttgaaaagaatttGGAGAAGGAAGGTTTACAGTTAGAATATGAACAGGCAGAACCAAACGgtcttcattttataaaaattcatgcaCCTCGAGAAGTACTAAGACGGTATgctgaaatattaaaacttagATTGCCAATGAAGGAATTACCTACCGTGCTAATTCCTGAAAATCGTAGTAATGCATTAATTAAAGAAGTCAATTCGTTATTCAAgagaattatgaaaaaatattatgtagaCCAAACAATATTTCCAACTATGAGACATAATTTTACGGCTGTTTATAGCCGCGATAAAGAGTACTTATTCAGTTTGGACTCGCCAAACTTTTTTACTGCCGCAACACGTGCTAGAATTGTACAGTTTATTTTAGATAGAACCAGATTTACAGAAACCAAGGATGATGATTTTGCATTTGGGATAGAAAGGTTGATTTCGGAAAAAGCATACATAGCCGCATATCCTCTTCACGAT gGTGATTTACAAGCACCAGATTCTATGAGATATCTTTTGTACAAAGAATGGgcatgtttaaaaaaatgtcttcACTATCAACCATTGGATTatatcaaagaatattttggAGTAAAAATTGGACTTTACTTTGCTTGGCTAGGATTTTATACACATATGCTGATACCTGCTAGTATCGTAGGCCTTTTATGCTTCATATACAGTTGCGCGACTTTGTATTCTAACGAACCAAGCGAAGATGTTTGTAATGGTAAGGGTATCATTCAAATGTGTCCCTTATGTGATCATTTTTGTGGATATTGGGATTTAAAGGAAACATGCTTACACGCAAgaattacgtatttgtttgaTAATCCATCAACTGtgtttttttctatatttatgtCATTATGGG ctACATTGTTTTTGGAATTATGGAAGAGGTATTCAGCAGAAATAACTCACAGATGGGATTTAACTGGTTTAGATGCTCAAGAGGAACATCCTCGTCCTCAGTACTTAGCACGTTTAGCacatataaaaaagaaatcgctcaatattattacaaatacgGAAGAACCGAAAGTTCCCTTTTGGAAAATGAGAGTTCCCGCTACGATTCTCAGTTTTTCTGTCGTTTTACTGCTG attGCAATAGCAATGGCAGCAGTGTTAGGTGTTGTTTTATATAGAATGTCTGTTTTAACCGCCTTAAGTGTTTATGGACATCCTATGGTAACAAGTTatgcaatattatttacaacagCTACTGCAGCTAGCATTAATTTGTGCTgcattatagtatttaattggGTCTATGTTTGGCTAGCTGAATATTTAACTGAG attgAACTGCTTCGTACTCAAACTGAATTTGATGATAgtttaacattaaaaatatatttactcgaatttgttaattactatgcttccatattttatatagcattttttaaaggaaaattCGTTGGTTATCCGGGAAATTATAATCGCTTTTTCGAATATCGACAAGAAGAATGTGGCCCTGGTGGCTGCCTTATGGAATTATGCATACAGTTAAGCATTATCATGATTGGCAAGCAGGCTATGAATACAATATTAGAAATGTTGTTTCCACTATTTTACAAATGGTTAAATACTTTAAAAGTACACGTTGGGATGAAGACAAAAGATGGGCAGAAAAAAGTTACTACTCGGAAATATCTGCAATGGATTAAGGATTATAAATTGGTGGAATGGGGTCCAAGAAGTTTATTTCCTGAGTATTTAGAAATGGGTAGcg tGTTACAATATGGATTTGTTACTATATTTGTTGCTGCATTTCCGTTAGCACCATTTTTTGCACTGTTGAATAACGTTTTTGAAATGAGATTAGATGCCAAAAAGTTACTGACAATGTACAGAAGGCCAGTTGGACAACGTGTTACAGATATAGGCATATGGTTTCGTATTCTTGATTCTATTTCTAAGTTATCAGTTATAACTAAT GCGTTCATTATAGCTTTTACTTCTAATTTTATACCAAGACTAGTTTATCGAATAACTGTCTCTGATAATTATTCTCTGGAAGGATTTCTAGATCATTCTCTCTCCAAATTTAATACAAGTGACTTAAAAAATGGTACTGAACCATTTTTACCTTCTCACAAGCAAGTTGAAATATGTAGATATCCAGATTATAGAGAACCTCCTGAATCGCCAAACAAATAtcaatatacaattatgttttGGCACGTACTTGCAGCGAGACTAGCTTTTATTGTTGTATTTGAG AATGTTGTTGCTTTGGTCATGATATTCGTGCGATGGTGTATCCCCGATATCCATCCAAAGTTAAGGGATAAAATTCGACGCGAAACGTATATaactaatgaaataattattcaacaaGAAGCACTTCGTGCTCGTGAAAGATCCGCTGATGATGTAGAAACAAATCAACATATTACATTAAATGAAAACACGAATCGATGGAACAGAGTCATGAGAAATAGTTTATCTAATTCTGAATTTGATTTAGAAGTTCATGGAAGTCCTGTATCACCGACTAGTACACATCCACGAGTTAGTCCTGCCGCGTTATAA
- the LOC132912829 gene encoding anoctamin-1 isoform X3, which translates to MSMNSMHSAISLQDIERSHNDDLSTLNNGTTIDGSCTDLRNSRRSSKSISKCGTAFSLYFRDEVRTIDFVIVWDEYNVEAQTYRCTEYRRVFEKNLEKEGLQLEYEQAEPNGLHFIKIHAPREVLRRYAEILKLRLPMKELPTVLIPENRSNALIKEVNSLFKRIMKKYYVDQTIFPTMRHNFTAVYSRDKEYLFSLDSPNFFTAATRARIVQFILDRTRFTETKDDDFAFGIERLISEKAYIAAYPLHDGDLQAPDSMRYLLYKEWACLKKCLHYQPLDYIKEYFGVKIGLYFAWLGFYTHMLIPASIVGLLCFIYSCATLYSNEPSEDVCNGKGIIQMCPLCDHFCGYWDLKETCLHARITYLFDNPSTVFFSIFMSLWATLFLELWKRYSAEITHRWDLTGLDAQEEHPRPQYLARLAHIKKKSLNIITNTEEPKVPFWKMRVPATILSFSVVLLLIAIAMAAVLGVVLYRMSVLTALSVYGHPMVTSYAILFTTATAASINLCCIIVFNWVYVWLAEYLTEIELLRTQTEFDDSLTLKIYLLEFVNYYASIFYIAFFKGKFVGYPGNYNRFFEYRQEECGPGGCLMELCIQLSIIMIGKQAMNTILEMLFPLFYKWLNTLKVHVGMKTKDGQKKVTTRKYLQWIKDYKLVEWGPRSLFPEYLEMGSVLQYGFVTIFVAAFPLAPFFALLNNVFEMRLDAKKLLTMYRRPVGQRVTDIGIWFRILDSISKLSVITNAFIIAFTSNFIPRLVYRITVSDNYSLEGFLDHSLSKFNTSDLKNGTEPFLPSHKQVEICRYPDYREPPESPNKYQYTIMFWHVLAARLAFIVVFENVVALVMIFVRWCIPDIHPKLRDKIRRETYITNEIIIQQEALRARERSADDVETNQHITLNENTNRWNRVMRNSLSNSEFDLEVHGSPVSPTSTHPRVSPAAL; encoded by the exons ATGAGTATGAATAGTATGCATAGCGCAATCTCCCTACAAGATATTGAGCGATCACATAATGATGATTTATCAACCCTTAATAATGGAACAACAATTGATGGTAGTTGTACAGATTTAAGGAATAGTAGAAGAAGTTCAAAATCG ATTTCAAAATGTGGAACAGCTTTTAGTTTATATTTTCGTGACGAAGTTCGTACAATtgattttgtaattgtttGGGATGAGTACAATGTGGAAGCTCAAACATATCGCTGTACTGAATATAGACGT gtatttgaaaagaatttGGAGAAGGAAGGTTTACAGTTAGAATATGAACAGGCAGAACCAAACGgtcttcattttataaaaattcatgcaCCTCGAGAAGTACTAAGACGGTATgctgaaatattaaaacttagATTGCCAATGAAGGAATTACCTACCGTGCTAATTCCTGAAAATCGTAGTAATGCATTAATTAAAGAAGTCAATTCGTTATTCAAgagaattatgaaaaaatattatgtagaCCAAACAATATTTCCAACTATGAGACATAATTTTACGGCTGTTTATAGCCGCGATAAAGAGTACTTATTCAGTTTGGACTCGCCAAACTTTTTTACTGCCGCAACACGTGCTAGAATTGTACAGTTTATTTTAGATAGAACCAGATTTACAGAAACCAAGGATGATGATTTTGCATTTGGGATAGAAAGGTTGATTTCGGAAAAAGCATACATAGCCGCATATCCTCTTCACGAT gGTGATTTACAAGCACCAGATTCTATGAGATATCTTTTGTACAAAGAATGGgcatgtttaaaaaaatgtcttcACTATCAACCATTGGATTatatcaaagaatattttggAGTAAAAATTGGACTTTACTTTGCTTGGCTAGGATTTTATACACATATGCTGATACCTGCTAGTATCGTAGGCCTTTTATGCTTCATATACAGTTGCGCGACTTTGTATTCTAACGAACCAAGCGAAGATGTTTGTAATGGTAAGGGTATCATTCAAATGTGTCCCTTATGTGATCATTTTTGTGGATATTGGGATTTAAAGGAAACATGCTTACACGCAAgaattacgtatttgtttgaTAATCCATCAACTGtgtttttttctatatttatgtCATTATGGG ctACATTGTTTTTGGAATTATGGAAGAGGTATTCAGCAGAAATAACTCACAGATGGGATTTAACTGGTTTAGATGCTCAAGAGGAACATCCTCGTCCTCAGTACTTAGCACGTTTAGCacatataaaaaagaaatcgctcaatattattacaaatacgGAAGAACCGAAAGTTCCCTTTTGGAAAATGAGAGTTCCCGCTACGATTCTCAGTTTTTCTGTCGTTTTACTGCTG attGCAATAGCAATGGCAGCAGTGTTAGGTGTTGTTTTATATAGAATGTCTGTTTTAACCGCCTTAAGTGTTTATGGACATCCTATGGTAACAAGTTatgcaatattatttacaacagCTACTGCAGCTAGCATTAATTTGTGCTgcattatagtatttaattggGTCTATGTTTGGCTAGCTGAATATTTAACTGAG attgAACTGCTTCGTACTCAAACTGAATTTGATGATAgtttaacattaaaaatatatttactcgaatttgttaattactatgcttccatattttatatagcattttttaaaggaaaattCGTTGGTTATCCGGGAAATTATAATCGCTTTTTCGAATATCGACAAGAAGAATGTGGCCCTGGTGGCTGCCTTATGGAATTATGCATACAGTTAAGCATTATCATGATTGGCAAGCAGGCTATGAATACAATATTAGAAATGTTGTTTCCACTATTTTACAAATGGTTAAATACTTTAAAAGTACACGTTGGGATGAAGACAAAAGATGGGCAGAAAAAAGTTACTACTCGGAAATATCTGCAATGGATTAAGGATTATAAATTGGTGGAATGGGGTCCAAGAAGTTTATTTCCTGAGTATTTAGAAATGGGTAGcg tGTTACAATATGGATTTGTTACTATATTTGTTGCTGCATTTCCGTTAGCACCATTTTTTGCACTGTTGAATAACGTTTTTGAAATGAGATTAGATGCCAAAAAGTTACTGACAATGTACAGAAGGCCAGTTGGACAACGTGTTACAGATATAGGCATATGGTTTCGTATTCTTGATTCTATTTCTAAGTTATCAGTTATAACTAAT GCGTTCATTATAGCTTTTACTTCTAATTTTATACCAAGACTAGTTTATCGAATAACTGTCTCTGATAATTATTCTCTGGAAGGATTTCTAGATCATTCTCTCTCCAAATTTAATACAAGTGACTTAAAAAATGGTACTGAACCATTTTTACCTTCTCACAAGCAAGTTGAAATATGTAGATATCCAGATTATAGAGAACCTCCTGAATCGCCAAACAAATAtcaatatacaattatgttttGGCACGTACTTGCAGCGAGACTAGCTTTTATTGTTGTATTTGAG AATGTTGTTGCTTTGGTCATGATATTCGTGCGATGGTGTATCCCCGATATCCATCCAAAGTTAAGGGATAAAATTCGACGCGAAACGTATATaactaatgaaataattattcaacaaGAAGCACTTCGTGCTCGTGAAAGATCCGCTGATGATGTAGAAACAAATCAACATATTACATTAAATGAAAACACGAATCGATGGAACAGAGTCATGAGAAATAGTTTATCTAATTCTGAATTTGATTTAGAAGTTCATGGAAGTCCTGTATCACCGACTAGTACACATCCACGAGTTAGTCCTGCCGCGTTATAA